A genomic window from Colletotrichum destructivum chromosome 7, complete sequence includes:
- a CDS encoding Putative protein Yip1/4, whose translation MSNYYPQQSYGPGPGTGAQNLQFYPSSYSPADAVSGHATPQQASYGYGGQPSAGQFGGSAAAAFGAPPGVSGRMGEQGGLRTGWLAAFSTEGYDGEPPLLEELGVNFGHIRAKTLAVLNPFRRIDQHLMDDSDLAGPLLSFLLYGTFLLFAGKVHFGYIYGLALLGSTSLHIILSLMTPTDAHPSASSHQSAPQYGGPVGVGGGYPGGPGPDDHDHPSRTGHFSATLTFARSSSVLGYCLLPLVATSLFGIVMPMDTPLGIVLTTMAILWCTYSASAMFCAVGRMRGMRGLVAYPLALFYVGFGIMGIFSSRGSGGSLAKAAAGLKG comes from the exons ATGTCGAACTACTACCCCCAGCAATCGTACGGCCCCGGCCCGGGAACCGGCGCCCAGAACCTTCAATTCTACCCCTCCTCATACTcccccgccgacgccgtctcggGCCACGCGACCCCACAACAAGCCTCGTACGGCTACGGAGGCCAACCCTCCGCCGGACAgttcggcggcagcgccgccgccgcctttggCGCCCCTCCAGGCGTCTCGGGTCGCATgggcgagcagggcggccTGCGCACCGGGTggctcgccgccttctcgacCGAGGGCTACGATGGCGAGCCGCCCttgctcgaggagctgggcgTTAACTTTGGGCACATCCGAGCAAAG ACACTCGCAGTTCTCAACCCGTTCCGTCGCATCGACCAACACCTAATGGACGACAGCGACCTTGCCggccccctcctctcctttCTCCTTTACGGtaccttcctcctcttcgccggcaaGGTCCACTTCGGCTACATTtacggcctcgccctcctcggcagcaCATCACTGCACATCATCCTCTCCCTCATGACTCCGACCGACGCCCACCCTTCAGCCTCGTCCCACCAGTCCGCGCCCCAGTACGGCGGTCCCGTcggtgtcggcggcgggtaCCCTGGCGGACCAGGCcccgacgaccacgaccaccCCTCTCGCACCGGCCACTTCTCCGCAACCCTCACTTTCGCCCGTTCCAGCTCTGTGCTCGGCTActgcctcctccctcttgtCGCCACCAGCctcttcggcatcgtcatgcCCATGGACACCCcgctcggcatcgtcctGACCACCATGGCCATCTTGTGGTGCACCTattcggcctcggccatgttctgcgccgtcggccgcatGAGAGGCATGCGCGGGCTCGTGGCTTACCCTCTGGCGCTGTTCtacgtcggcttcggcatcaTGGGAATCTTCAGCTCTAGAGGGAGCGGCGGGTCGTTGGCCAAGGCCGCGGCCGGTCTGAAGGGATGA